The following DNA comes from Methanobrevibacter sp. TMH8.
AATTACTGATAATAATATATCTTTAATCACTAATGAAATAAATGAAATCATAAATAGTTTTATTATACTTGATAAGTCATACAATCCCCCAAATAGGTTTAATGAAAAAGAAATTCAGGCAATATTACAAAAAACACGTTTAATGGACAAATTAGTAATGATGAAAGTCCTTAAAAAGTTAATTTTAATAATTATAATCTTTTTAACAATTCTACTAATTACTTTAATAATAGGAATTTTATTATAATAACATATAAATTACAATATTGCTAAGAATATTTAGTTAAGTGATTTATATGAGCATTCTTAAAAATGAATATCTTAAATGAATATCTTAAAGAGATAAAATGATTAAATCTACATTAAAAAAAATAGAAGAATTAAAAGAAATAATATCTAATTCTAATAACATTGTGTTCTTCGGAGGTGCAGGGGTTTCGACTGAAAGTGGAATACAAGATTTTCGAAGTAAAAAATCAATATATGATACCATTGAAAACTATGGAGATTCTCCAGAAACTATTCTATCTCACAAATACTTTTTTACAAATTCAGAATGTTTTTACAAATATTATAAAGAAAATATGATTCATACTTCTGCTAAACCAAACAATGCTCATTTAGCTATTGCAGAACTTGAAAAACAAGGGAAAATTAAAAGTACTATAACACAAAACATAGATGGACTTCATCAAAAAGCTGGAAGTGAAAATGTTTTGGAACTTCATGGAAGTATAATGAAAAATTATTGTGTGGAATGTGGAAAAAGTTATAATCTTGATTTTATAGTTAATTCAGAAAAAATTCCTAAATGTAGTAGCTGTAGAGGTATAATAAAACCAGAAGTGGTATTATATCAAGAAAATTTAGATATAAATACTATGGAAAAAGCAGCGGAATATATAGCTAACTCCGATGTACTTATTGTTGGAGGAACATCACTTGTTGTTTATCCTGCAGCAGGACTTATTCATAATTTCAATGGAGAAAATTTAATCCTTATAAACAAAGATGAAACTCCTTATGATGATTATGCAAATTTAGTAATAAATGAAGCTATTGGCAAAGTTTTCAAAGAACTTATGAAAAAATAAGTATATAGAATTTTTAGATATTTTATTGAACTTAAATATTAAATCAAATAATATTACTCCTATATTTTATATTAAATAATGAAAATATGAAATAATTAATAAAATATGAAATAAATTAATAAATAATAAAAAATCAAAGATTTTTAAATCTATAAAAATAGAAAATTTTTATAAATAATAAAAAATAATATATAAAAAAATATAAAGATTTGTGAATTAAATTTAAATTTTATGAATAATTTAAGATAAACAATATACTAGTGATTTTAAATGAAAGAAAGTAATAAATTTTTAATAGTAATAGTTATTGTTGCAATTTTTTCTATAGGCGCTTTAGCAATCACAGGAGTTGCATTAATGCAAATTTCCCAAAATTTGATGCCTGAAAATCCAAATGCTGAAATCAAAAATGAAACATTTAATTCAACCACCATATCTGTTCCAGTAACATCAAATTTTACTGAACAATCTGGAGTTTTTGTTGATAAAAAGAATCAACTAATTATTCAAGTAATGAATGAAACAATTCCTCAAAATCAGAAAAATGCTTATTCTAAAGTTTTTGAAAAGCAATTTAATGCAACACTAATTAATTCATCTAATTTACCTGATAATATAATAGCATTTAAAGGTGCCCAAAATAATTCTATAGTTCTCGTAATGGGTGAAAAACAAACTGTAGTTGTAATGGCATCTAATCAGGAATTAGCATTGAAAATAGCAAAAAGTGTGAAATTTAATGGATAAATAAAATATCCATAAAATTTAACAAATAATTTTTATTTTTTAAAAAATCTTTAAATTTATTTATAAACTTTTTATTTTTTATTCTATTAGTACTTTTCAAGATTGTATTCCATAGCTTTTCCAATTATTTCATTACCATTTAAGCTATTTTTAGATTTGTAAACTAATATTTCAACTCCAGCTTTTTCGGCCATTGTTAAAGTTTCACTAAAATCAATATCAGTTTGCCAATTAGGTCTGAAGCTATTTCCATTAGGATGTTGAATTAAAAAGAATGCAACAGATCTATGACCTTTTTTCTTCAATTCTATTAATTCATCTAAATGTTTTTTCCCTCTTTCTGTTGGAGCATCTGGAAAAATAGCTACATTATCTTCAACAAGAGTAACGCCTTTAACTTCAATATAACAGTCCTTATTTTCCTCAGGATTATCTAAGTATATATCCATTCTTGAGTTTCCAACTGTTTTTTCTCTTTTAATTATGGAATATCCATTAAGTTCCTTTATTTTTCCATTAAGAATACCTTCATAAACAATTTTATTAGCTTCTTGAGAATAAATTGAAACAAGTGCACCATTATTTTCTACAAAAAGAAGAGAAAATTTAGTTTTTCTTTTTGGATTATCACTTGGCATCAGATAGACAGTAGCTCCTTCAATTAAAAGTTCTTTGCATCTTCCTGTATTTGGAACGTGTGCAATAACTATTTCACCATCAATTTCAACTTCTGCAATAAAACGATTAGGCCTAGATTTGAAAGTTGCTTTTAAATATTTACTTGAATTGACCATTCAATCCACCATATAATAATTAAAACCAAAATTAAAAAGTTCAAATATTGATATTTTCCATTAATAATCCTAAAAATTCAGATAATTGACTTGCTACAAAGCCATTGCCATATTCTTCTTTAGCAAAATCACCAGCCTTTCCATTTAAATATGTAGCTAATGCTCCTGCATGATAGCTATTTAAACCTTGAGATAGAAGACTTGTAGCTACTCCAGCTAAGGAATCACCAGTTCCCCCTACAGTCATTCCAGAATTACCAGTTTTATTTATTCTAAGACTGTTTTTACTAAATATTAAATCATATTTGCCTTTCAATATAACAGTTCCATTAATATTTTTAATAACATTTTGGAAGGTAGCTATTTTTTCTTTTAATTTAATATAATCTAATTCTTCAGAATCAGAAATTAAAGTTATATTATCATATTCATCGATATAATTATTGAAAAATGATTTAAATTCCATTAAATGTGGCGTTAATATCAAATCTTCTCTATTTTTAATCACAATTGGATCAACTAGTTTTAAAGCATCAGCATCAATGACAAGAGGTTTATCTATTTTTTTAGCTAAAACATTGAATAACTTACCAGTTTCTTCATTTTGTCCAGCTCCAGGACCCAATAAGATAGCATCAATACTATTATCTTCAATAATCTTTAAAATTTCTTCTAAATTATCTAAATTTAAATAATCTTTATTCCCACTATTAAGTCTTTCAAGCCCCTCAACCCCTTCAAATCCTTCAAGTCCTTTAACAATCAAATCTGGTGATTTTTGTTTTATAGCTAAACTTACAGATTCTGGACAAGCAATATAAACCAAATCAGAACCACTAGCTAAAGCTGACAATCCAGCGATAGTAGGAGCCCCATGATAATCTTTGCTTCCTCCAACAATTAAAATTTTTCCATTATTACCTTTGTGAGATGTTTTTTTCCTTGAATTTAATCTAAGTAAATCTCCAGTGCCTGT
Coding sequences within:
- a CDS encoding NAD-dependent protein deacylase gives rise to the protein MIKSTLKKIEELKEIISNSNNIVFFGGAGVSTESGIQDFRSKKSIYDTIENYGDSPETILSHKYFFTNSECFYKYYKENMIHTSAKPNNAHLAIAELEKQGKIKSTITQNIDGLHQKAGSENVLELHGSIMKNYCVECGKSYNLDFIVNSEKIPKCSSCRGIIKPEVVLYQENLDINTMEKAAEYIANSDVLIVGGTSLVVYPAAGLIHNFNGENLILINKDETPYDDYANLVINEAIGKVFKELMKK
- the sfsA gene encoding DNA/RNA nuclease SfsA gives rise to the protein MVNSSKYLKATFKSRPNRFIAEVEIDGEIVIAHVPNTGRCKELLIEGATVYLMPSDNPKRKTKFSLLFVENNGALVSIYSQEANKIVYEGILNGKIKELNGYSIIKREKTVGNSRMDIYLDNPEENKDCYIEVKGVTLVEDNVAIFPDAPTERGKKHLDELIELKKKGHRSVAFFLIQHPNGNSFRPNWQTDIDFSETLTMAEKAGVEILVYKSKNSLNGNEIIGKAMEYNLEKY
- a CDS encoding NAD(P)H-hydrate dehydratase, coding for MDPIDMNVVDINCEDLGLSRLCLMENAGKCLSDEIAKISTFTFSKPVKIGIFTGSGGNAGDGFVAARHLLNRGFEVEIFMLTSKNSIKSIDAQINFEILENMVPNISRLKIIELNDLTDIEHIEIANSNSFSEYIIIDGILGTGIDGKLKEKVKKVIEVINESNSLKISIDVPSGMDPLTGEIPDIAVKPEYTVTFHKVKTGVKKASLSDESSVGGLVICDIGIPIEAEIFTGTGDLLRLNSRKKTSHKGNNGKILIVGGSKDYHGAPTIAGLSALASGSDLVYIACPESVSLAIKQKSPDLIVKGLEGFEGVEGLERLNSGNKDYLNLDNLEEILKIIEDNSIDAILLGPGAGQNEETGKLFNVLAKKIDKPLVIDADALKLVDPIVIKNREDLILTPHLMEFKSFFNNYIDEYDNITLISDSEELDYIKLKEKIATFQNVIKNINGTVILKGKYDLIFSKNSLRINKTGNSGMTVGGTGDSLAGVATSLLSQGLNSYHAGALATYLNGKAGDFAKEEYGNGFVASQLSEFLGLLMENINI